One window of Bacillus sp. (in: firmicutes) genomic DNA carries:
- a CDS encoding MerR family transcriptional regulator — protein sequence MGDSVRRTLALFPIGIVMQLTELSARQIRYYEEHELIHPARTEGNRRMFSFNDVDRLLEIKSLIEQGVNLAGVKKIFAVKSDDESAKKTEQVMRVQQELSNAELRRLLRKELIQAGRFRKQQGIGNFNFFH from the coding sequence TGGGTGATAGCGTTCGTCGAACTCTTGCCTTATTTCCGATTGGAATCGTTATGCAACTTACTGAATTGTCCGCACGACAAATCCGCTATTACGAAGAACATGAATTGATACATCCAGCGAGAACAGAAGGTAACAGGCGGATGTTTTCTTTTAATGATGTTGATCGGCTTTTAGAGATTAAATCATTAATCGAACAAGGGGTTAATTTAGCCGGAGTTAAAAAGATTTTTGCCGTAAAATCAGATGATGAGTCTGCTAAGAAAACAGAACAAGTCATGAGAGTGCAGCAGGAATTATCAAATGCTGAATTAAGGCGGTTGCTCCGTAAAGAATTAATTCAAGCTGGCCGATTCAGAAAGCAGCAGGGAATAGGGAATTTTAATTTTTTTCATTAA